From the genome of Winogradskyella forsetii, one region includes:
- the cysM gene encoding cysteine synthase CysM, which produces MSILSQIGNTPLVESTNLVSKPNVKLFFKLEGNNPGGSVKDRPAYNMISEALKRGDLKKGDRLVEATSGNTGIALAYVAQLFGLKMALVMPENSTEERVKTMRAYGAEVILTSADSGIEGSRDLAFKMRDEEGYTLLNQFENNDNWRAHYKTTGPEIWRDTDGKVTHFVSAMGTTGTIMGTSTFLKEKNKEIQIIGAQPEDGSKIPGIRKWSPEYIPSIFDRSKVDQIIEINEMEAKLMTQRLAKEEGILAGMSSGGSVATALKLIETIDQGVVVAIICDRGDRYLSSNLFDAS; this is translated from the coding sequence ATGAGCATTTTAAGCCAAATTGGAAATACACCACTTGTAGAAAGCACAAATCTCGTTTCTAAACCAAACGTTAAACTGTTTTTTAAGCTTGAAGGCAACAATCCGGGCGGAAGCGTTAAAGATAGACCTGCCTACAACATGATTTCTGAAGCCTTAAAACGAGGCGACCTAAAGAAAGGCGACCGTTTAGTAGAAGCCACAAGTGGAAATACAGGTATTGCTTTGGCTTATGTCGCTCAGTTGTTTGGTTTAAAAATGGCTTTAGTGATGCCTGAGAATTCTACAGAAGAACGTGTAAAAACCATGCGCGCATATGGTGCTGAAGTCATCTTAACATCGGCTGATTCTGGAATTGAAGGCTCTAGGGATTTAGCTTTTAAAATGCGCGATGAAGAAGGTTATACGTTATTGAACCAGTTTGAAAACAATGATAATTGGCGCGCCCATTATAAAACTACTGGTCCAGAAATTTGGAGAGACACTGATGGAAAAGTGACTCATTTTGTCTCGGCTATGGGAACTACTGGAACCATTATGGGAACGTCCACATTTCTAAAAGAAAAAAATAAAGAGATTCAAATTATTGGAGCGCAACCCGAAGACGGTTCTAAAATTCCTGGCATCAGAAAATGGTCGCCAGAATACATACCAAGCATTTTCGATAGGTCAAAAGTGGATCAGATTATAGAAATCAACGAAATGGAAGCAAAGCTTATGACGCAGCGCTTAGCAAAAGAAGAAGGTATACTTGCTGGGATGAGTAGTGGTGGTTCTGTTGCTACAGCATTAAAACTTATTGAAACTATAGATCAAGGTGTGGTGGTTGCCATTATATGTGATAGAGGTGATCGCTATTTGTCATCTAATTTATTTGATGCTTCTTAA
- the epsC gene encoding serine O-acetyltransferase EpsC, with the protein MDMVLQIPLRFKEQVEDLARELFYCVLESPERQELLLDAIEVSFFKISEALECGLCESKWNQFKIQLKTLQPILHLDAKAAYDNDPAAKSLKEVYLAYPGFYAITMYRISHILWQLDIPVLPRMISEYAHGVTGADIHPGAEIGNSFFIDHATGVVIGETSIIHDNVILYQGVTLGGITVEKALKGIKRHPTILDHVTIYANATILGGDVIIGEHSTIGANVWITKSIPKNSIVTYKSDIKISNK; encoded by the coding sequence ATGGATATGGTATTGCAAATTCCTTTAAGATTTAAAGAGCAAGTAGAAGATTTGGCGAGAGAATTGTTTTACTGTGTATTAGAATCTCCGGAACGCCAAGAATTACTGTTGGATGCTATAGAAGTGTCTTTTTTCAAAATTTCCGAGGCTTTGGAATGCGGACTTTGTGAAAGCAAATGGAACCAGTTTAAAATTCAACTCAAAACATTACAACCCATACTTCACCTCGATGCCAAAGCAGCTTACGATAATGATCCAGCAGCTAAAAGCTTAAAAGAGGTGTATTTGGCATATCCAGGGTTTTATGCCATAACCATGTATCGAATCAGTCATATTTTATGGCAATTGGATATTCCTGTTTTACCAAGAATGATAAGTGAATATGCACATGGTGTTACGGGAGCCGATATTCATCCAGGCGCAGAAATAGGCAATTCGTTTTTTATAGATCATGCTACAGGTGTTGTGATCGGTGAGACTTCAATTATTCACGATAATGTTATCCTCTATCAAGGGGTGACCTTAGGCGGTATAACAGTAGAGAAAGCTCTAAAAGGCATCAAGCGGCATCCAACAATTTTAGACCATGTAACCATCTATGCCAATGCAACCATTCTTGGTGGTGATGTAATTATTGGAGAACATAGTACAATTGGCGCTAATGTTTGGATCACCAAGTCCATTCCTAAAAATTCTATTGTCACTTATAAGTCCGATATAAAAATCTCAAATAAATAA